In Coccidioides posadasii str. Silveira chromosome 4, complete sequence, one genomic interval encodes:
- a CDS encoding uncharacterized protein (CAZy:GT69~EggNog:ENOG410Q59Q~COG:S~TransMembrane:1 (i86-108o)), protein MFESVPLLSHFLKETESDEHSIDLSSSYRTDLQSSRSSTPLWSFIGLQIARFGRRCQAGFRYQNVLYIKQSPISRRSRVCCLLFKALKITLSFGILFVLVSAIEAILYPSYQNPPEHYTELHQRIVKASWSGRGNVNHEKVFIAANIINEKLIRGPWGQALMELVEILGEENVFISIYENDSGEGTSAALNGLRDALLCNSSIVTGDHIPLSQFPTVTLPNGEERTKRIAYLAEVRNRVLRPLDPSYNPGNGANGFRRTSTKFDKVLFLNDVYFSPIDAVQLLFSTNADPGGRARYRAACAVDFISPVKFYDTFVVRDAEGHSIGTPFFPWFSTAGEGQSREDVLAGKDSVPVRSCWGGMAAFDAKTFQRPQSSETHELLLPFRHDPEPFWEAAECCLIFADIEQHLGTPDPEKASGVFINPYIRAAYSRRTWEWLLFVRRYERIFNNFQRIGTAYGYPRYNPRRLHEPGQLVKQKVWVTDAQKPLKGSYQEFERLASAGGFCGERTMFVMQRDVAKANTNGGGKNWKEIQAP, encoded by the exons ATGTTCGAGTCAGTTCCATTACTTTCGCATTTTCTTAAAGAAACGGAATCGGATGAGCATTCCATAGACTTGTCTTCGTCATATCGGACAGATCTCCAGAGCTCGCGCAGCTCCACGCCGCTCTGGTCCTTCATCGGTTTACAGATTGCACGATTTGGCCGCCGATGTCAAGCGGGGTTCCGATATCAGAACGTATTATACATCAAGCAGAGCCCCATATCGCGTCGATCGCGCGTCTGCTGCCTCTTGTTTAAGGCCCTAAAGATTACGCTTTCTTTCGGTATCTTATTCGTCTTGGTCTCGGCCATCGAAGCAATTCTGTATCCATCTTATCAGAATCCGCCGGAGCACTACACCGAACTACACCAAAGGATTGTCAAGGCTTCCTGGTCTGGTCGGGGCAATGTGAATCACGAAAAGGTGTTTATTGCGGCAAATATCATCAATGAAAAATTAATTCGAGGCCCGTGGGGCCAGGCGTTGATGGAATTAGTGGAGATCTTGGGGGAAGAGAATGTGTTTATCAGCATTTATGAAAATGATAGTGGGGAGGGCACAAGCGCTGCGCTCAACGGCCTGCGGGATGCTTTGCTAT GCAATTCTTCTATTGTGACTGGTGACCATATTCCTTTATCACAGTTCCCTACCGTGACTTTGCCAAATGGAGAAGAGAGAACAAAGAGAATTGCTTATCTCGCAGAAGTACGCAATAGGGTGCTTAGGCCGCTAGACCCGTCGTATAATCCTGGAAATGGCGCCAATGGTTTTCGGCGTACCTCGACCAAATTCGACAAAGTTCTTTTTCTAAACGACGTCTACTTTTCCCCGATTGATGCCGTTCAGCTCTTGTTTTCGACTAACGCGGACCCCGGGGGCCGTGCTAGGTATCGTGCAGCATGTGCCGTCGACTTTATCTCCCCAGTCAAGTTTTATGACACGTTTGTCGTAAGAGACGCTGAAGGGCATAGCATTGGAACACCATTCTTCCCTTGGTTCTCCACTGCAGGCGAAGGTCAGAGTCGAGAGGATGTGCTTGCGGGAAAGGATAGTGTGCCTGTTCGCAGCTGCTGGGGAGGAATGGCAGCCTTCGATGCTAAGACGTTTCAGCGGCCACAGAgttcagagactcatgagCTTTTACTTCCGTTCCGACACGATCCTGAGCCATTTTGGGAAGCTGCGGAATGTTGTTTGATATTTGCAGATATAGAACAGCACCTGGGTACCCCTGATCCCGAGAAGGCGTCAGGGGTATTCATCAATCCTTATATTCGTGCCGCTTATTCACGTAGGACGTGGGAATGGCTCCTTTTCGTTCGGAGATACGAACGGATATTCAACAATTTCCAGCGCATTGGAACTGCGTACGGCTATCCGAGGTATAACCCTCGTCGACTACATGAGCCCGGACAGCTTGTCAAGCAAAAGGTTTGGGTAACTGATGCCCAAAAACCACTAAAGGGTTCATATCAAGAGTTTGAGAGGCTGGCTTCGGCCGGAGGATTCTGTGGAGAAAGGACAATGTTCGTTATGCAACGGGATGTTGCAAAGGCGAATACTAACGGCGGCGGCAAGAACTGGAAGGAAATCCAGGCTCCTTGA
- the CHS7 gene encoding Chitin synthase, class 7 (BUSCO:353762at4751~EggNog:ENOG410PGXD~COG:U~TransMembrane:7 (o47-71i83-100o112-138i150-171o183-209i221-242o248-268i)~BUSCO:9199at33183) — translation MSFGQFDSLCRKAAIPLCSLVGSSSLSGTKGILPSCYARNIEVANTIIFQGATDVMHIVALAMTAIMIIHVRSKFTAVGRKEIITFFYIYMALTICSLVLDSGVAPPGNAVFPFFAAVQNGFASALCTCLLVNGFVGFQLYEDGTALSVWLLRLSSLGMFLISGAVSLLTFKSWAGLSPSNTIGLFVVVYILNAICLFVYVVMQIILVVNTLQDRWPLWHITFGVFFFIIGQVILYSFSAVICESVQHYLDGLFFATLCNLLAVMMIYKYWDSITKEDLEFSVGLKQNNWEVKELLPEEERRATVYLDTNSEYAGSVYHHRSSTYGGQSNY, via the exons ATGAGCTTCGGCCAGTTTGACTCGCTATGCCGGAAGGCAGCGATTCCTTTATGTTCACTAGTCGGCTCGTCCTCGTTGTCCGGTACAAAGGGGATTTTGCCAAGTTGCTACGCAAGGAATATTGAGGTTGCCAACACCATTATCTTCCAGGGCGCCACAGATGTCATGCACATTGTAGCTCTGGCCATGACTGCGATTATGATCATTCATGTACGATCAAAGTTCACTGCTGTCG GACGCAAGGAGATAATTACATTTTTCTACATCTATATGGCATTGACGATATGCTCTCTGGTCTTGGATTCCGGTGTCGCACCCCCTGGGAACGCCGTCTTCCCGTTCTTCGCTGCAGTTCAGAATGGTTTTGCCTCCGCCCTCTGCACTTGTTTGCTGGTCAACGGATTCGTAGGGTTCCAGCTCTATGAGGATGGAACCGCCCTTTCGGTTTGGCTTCTACGACTCTCCTCTCTTGGGATGTTCTTAATTTCGGGCGCCGTTTCACTCCTAACCTTCAAGTCCTGGGCTGGACTCTCTCCATCAAACACCATCGGCCTTTTTGTTGTCGTCTACATTCTCAACGCCATATGCTTGTTTGTATATGTGGTCATGCAGATCATCTTGGTTGTGAATACACTCCAAGATCGTTGGCCGCTCTGGCACATTACCTTTGGTgtattcttttttattatagGCCAAGTCATACTCTACTCTTTCAGCGCTGTTATCTGTGAGAGTGTTCAGCATTATTTGGATGGCCTGTTTTTCGCAACTCTATGCAACCTTCTTGCCGTCATGATGATCTATAAG TACTGGGATTCGATTACCAAAGAAGATCTCGAGTTCTCCGTCGGCCTAAAGCAGAACAACTGGGAGGTCAAAGAGCTCCTTCCTGAAGAGGAACGCAGGGCCACTGTATACCTCGATACCAATTCAGAATACGCGGGCAGTGTGTACCACCATCGCTCATCCACTTATGGCGGACAATCGAATTATTAG
- a CDS encoding uncharacterized protein (EggNog:ENOG410PI6G), with the protein MKKTLLLVFIHGFKGGDDTFGTFPSHLRAITSHALPNIDVVAVTYPKFETRGDLQDCVARLREWLQNVVIDIEVSNQAPSPTVDPSVHVILIGHSMGGVVGAEAIRLIASEQLLPPSGAAHPSSKSDDAKHSDERAAGIQPNAFMFPHIQGLMAFDTPFLGIAPGTVSYTAESQYKAATAAYGAITEVASAFGWGSGGGGGSSASKKDRKEPPAALPPATKSTDDAAATPSWQRWGRYAMFAGAAGAVAAGGAAALYTQRDRFSAGWTWATSHLEFVGCLARPEELRRRISAIARLHVDRGIGAANFYTRLGRSAITVPSEVSTGSAQQQQQQQQQFSIRDVLRSKIRTFCNLPQDVEEKKARDEGNSRDLESNEGLEWIEVVNDNAQDETKAHMSMFSPADNPAFYEMAHQARDLLIRWVDKGWYSTAGSAPGKESEDR; encoded by the exons ATGAAGAAGACTCTGCTTCTCGTCTTCATTCATGGGTTCAAG GGCGGAGACGATACCTTTGGCACTTTTCCATCGCATCTACGTGCCATAACCAGCCACGCCCTGCCCAACATCGATGTTGTTGCGGTGACATACCCCAAGTTCGAGACAAGGGGTGATTTGCAGGACTGTGTCGCCAGGTTGAGAGAATG GCTTCAAAACGTTGTGATAGACATCGAAGTCTCCAACCAGGCCCCCTCGCCTACCGTCGACCCATCTGTCCACGTTATCCTCATTGGACACTCCATGGGCGGCGTCGTCGGTGCAGAAGCCATACGTCTAATCGCATCTGAGCAGTTACTCCCTCCGTCTGGCGCTGCGCATCCATCATCGAAATCGGACGATGCCAAACACTCAGACGAACGCGCAGCAGGTATCCAGCCCAACGCGTTTATGTTTCCTCATATCCAGGGCCTCATGGCTTTCGACACCCCTTTTCTCGGGATCGCCCCGGGGACGGTCTCCTACACGGCTGAAAGCCAATACAAAGCCGCCACTGCGGCTTACGGTGCAATCACAGAAGTCGCCAGCGCGTTTGGCTGGGGCAGTGGCGGCGGTGGCGGCTCTTCGGCTTCGAAAAAGGATCGCAAGGAACCACCCGCCGCCCTTCCACCCGCAACCAAATCTACTGATGACGCTGCGGCCACACCATCATGGCAGCGCTGGGGACGGTACGCCATGTTCGCGGGCGCCGCGGGTGCCGTGGCAGCAGGCGGAGCAGCGGCTTTATACACCCAACGCGACCGGTTCTCAGCGGGCTGGACGTGGGCGACCTCGCATCTCGAATTCGTCGGGTGTCTAGCTCGTCCGGAGGAGTTACGTCGTCGCATCTCCGCCATTGCGCGGCTGCATGTAGACCGCGGAATAGGCGCCGCGAATTTCTACACACGACTTGGCCGCAGCGCAATCACCGTGCCCTCCGAGGTGTCAACAGGTTCTGcccagcaacaacagcagcagcagcagcagttcTCAATAAGGGATGTATTACGCTCGAAGATCCGCACGTTTTGCAATCTCCCACAAGATgtggaggaaaagaaagcgCGGGATGAGGGCAATTCTCGCGATCTTGAGTCGAATGAGGGGCTGGAGTGGATCGAGGTAGTAAATGATAATGCCCAAGATGAAACCAAAGCGCATATGAGTATGTTTTCGCCTGCGGATAACCCGGCATTTTACGAGATGGCGCACCAGGCGAGAGATTTGTTGATCAGATGGGTTGATAAAGGATGGTACTCAACCGCAGGCAGTGCTCCGGGGAAGGAGAGTGAGGATCGTTGA
- a CDS encoding uncharacterized protein (EggNog:ENOG410PI1F~COG:S~BUSCO:4690at33183) has translation MLHLPLPTWTEPPFTNRPAREPPTYKQATGLEASANALSSSTEFHYGLSTPPKDMTDLAFPLSHGGHGYKFPGPLHTNISNVPMAPSVSEPKVVTQGSRQQQPPSLTSQLPESEPKPAKESSIAIYLQVPSSICEDGGSLADFAAQITCLFWFAKASKLKQIEDGASSPYYNLPPLDPESMPSIGFRKWMTTILSTTQVSRNVVLLALLFVYRLKKFNPSVRGKRGSEFRLMTIALMMGNKFLDDNTYTNKTWAEVSGIAIQEIHVMEVEFLSNVRYNLFVTKEEWEKWHSKLRIFAQYFDRASRMPQDTLSQQPRTPILQISPSLTPMSGSPITLPQPKIPTLPSPPATNSSGVSFPLPIVHSPATVEPLMNNRKRSWDGQADAHPVKKLAGPNNRVQPVSSHVLYPTPVPPLSTSACSTLSSMSTGTVGSQPSVRVPQLPTCQLPTPALTISTNPLPCTSATLSNQLPVPVARAMSAVYAAPGTWPQQPITPTSLAPLPINLPSVPAIIPDLNRRSSPYPINSSTDISPALSAYSSHTPTRLSPISVLDRNSPYRPVRAVNTLLYPPPPASLQQPRHLPMDMMHYQPLSKSITERRTGVLPYYPQPDGWSEQPYTPTRSVPRMFQRTA, from the exons AtgcttcatcttcctcttcctaCTTGGACCGAACCTCCCTTTACCAACCGACCCGCTCGAGAACCTCCAACTTATAAGCAGGCTACCGGTCTAGAAGCCTCCGCGAATGCCTTGAGCTCGTCGACGGAATTCCATTACGGCTTATCAACCCCGCCAAAGGACATGACTGACCTCGCCTTCCCGCTCAGTCATGGGGGGCACGGCTACAAATTTCCTGGTCCCTTGCATACAAACATCAGCAACGTCCCTATGGCTCCTTCGGTGTCAGAACCGAAGGTGGTCACTCAGGGCTCACGACAACAACAGCCTCCGTCACTGACGAGCCAGCTACCAGAAAGTGAACCCAAGCCAGCCAAGGAAAGCTCCATTGCTATCTATCTTCAGGTCCCGTCATCGATCTGCGAGGATGGAGGTAGCTTGGCGGATTTTGCTGCTCAG ATAACTTGTCTCTTCTGGTTCGCTAAAGCCTCGAAACTCAAGCAAATCGAAGATGGAGCGTCCTCACCCTACTATAATCTTCCTCCCCTTGATCCAGAGTCTATGCCTAGCATCGGGTTCAGGAAATGGATGACCACGATTCTCTCCACAACACAAGTCAGTCGAAACGTTGTCCTTTTGGCTTTGCTGTTCGTGTACCGGTTAAAGAAGTTCAATCCGTCTGTGAGAGGTAAACGGGGTAGCGAGTTCAGATTGATGACAATTGCTTTGATGATGGGGAACAAGT TTCTCGACGACAATACCTACACGAACAAGACATGGGCTGAAGTTTCCGGTATAGCAATACAAGAAATCCATGTGATGGAAGTCGAATTCCTTAGCAACGTTCGGTATAATCTCTTTGTCACCAAGGAGGAATGGGAGAAATGGCACTCGAAGTTACGGATCTTTGCTCAGTATTTCGATCGTGCGTCCCGCATGCCCCAGGATACCTTGTCCCAGCAACCCAGAACGCCAATTCTTCAGATCTCACCATCCTTAACACCAATGTCCGGTAGCCCTATCACCCTTCCCCAGCCTAAAATTCCGACTCTACCTTCTCCACCTGCAACGAATTCTTCCGGGGTGTCTTTCCCACTTCCGATCGTTCACTCACCGGCAACTGTCGAGCCCCTGATGAATAATAGAAAGCGGAGCTGGGACGGACAGGCAGACGCTCACCCAGTGAAGAAGCTGGCAGGACCAAACAACCGTGTCCAGCCAGTATCGTCCCATGTTCTTTACCCGACTCCTGTACCACCACTATCAACTTCTGCATGCAGCACCTTGTCCAGTATGTCAACTGGAACGGTAGGATCCCAGCCAAGTGTCCGTGTTCCGCAGCTACCGACCTGTCAGCTTCCTACGCCTGCATTGACGATTTCTACCAACCCCCTCCCGTGCACTAGTGCCACCCTCTCCAACCAGCTGCCTGTCCCTGTAGCCCGTGCCATGTCCGCCGTATATGCAGCCCCCGGTACGTGGCCTCAGCAACCAATTACTCCGACATCTTTGGCGCCGTTACCTATCAACCTCCCGAGTGTCCCGGCCATTATCCCGGATCTCAACAGGCGGTCGAGCCCTTATCCGATCAATTCGTCAACGGATATATCTCCCGCTCTCTCGGCCTATTCGAGCCATACTCCCACCCGTCTTTCACCAATTTCGGTTCTGGATCGAAACTCTCCGTATCGACCAGTTCGGGCTGTCAACACCCTTTTGTATCCTCCACCACCTGCCTCCCTTCAGCAACCAAGACATCTTCCCATGGACATGATGCATTACCAGCCACTGAGCAAGTCTATCACTGAGCGTCGAACCGGCGTGTTGCCTTATTACCCACAGCCAGACGGGTGGTCTGAGCAACCTTACACACCAACACGCTCTGTTCCTCGCATGTTTCAGAGAACTGCCTAA
- a CDS encoding uncharacterized protein (EggNog:ENOG410PRWZ~COG:I) — protein MAPSSSSAPLPETNPAVDESTYPTAPQPPAYLPLVKLFALDRLDAGTESPSGHKYERFRAKYAPLRPREFRVAYGGYVFGHSAYAAAKTVDKGMLIHNITGSFTAPGTGSIPFTFYVRHVREGQTYCLRAVDVRQKEEICFSCLVSFKRVESSYNFCFQPPMDIDGRYKVALQGIKRENQPLAPSLDTPQWTEEVEKGLRPAVPFSGTDIRKVKMKRYNEMVGAKEDPTRYRQVHFYRLFGLPGDDEEGSGYGRDDIAALRARDEAGEFDNLHICAHLFASDRNSLWLIAWALNRAQRVRRIASLSHTVVIHTHGPAMRMIDWDRLDVHAGADGTADLGEGRGRKWFTIEARTTRAGENRALHQGQIWGPDGTLVATTVQDGLLRVWDDGVKL, from the exons ATGGCCCCTTCCAGCTCCTCCGCTCCGTTGCCGGAAACAAACCCAGCCGTCGACGAGAGCACGTACCCAACGGCCCCGCAACCCCCCGCCTATCTCCCGCTCGTCAAGCTCTTCGCTCTCGATCGTCTCGATGCCGGTACGGAATCGCCCAGTGGGCATAAGTACGAGCGATTTCGCGCGAAATACGCGCCCCTGCGACCGCGCGAGTTTAGAGTCGCGTATGGGGGTTATGTATTCGGGCACTCCGCGTACGCAGCAGCAAAAACGGTGGATAAGGGTATGCTGATACAC AACATTACCGGTTCCTTCACGGCTCCAGGCACCGGATCCATCCCCTTTACATTTTACGTCCGCCATGTCCGCGAAGGCCAAACGTACTGCCTCCGCGCCGTTGACGTCCGTCAGAAGGAAGAAATCTGCTTTTCATGCCTTGTTAGCTTCAAGCGCGTTGAGAGCAGTTATAATTTCTGCTTTCAGCCTCCCATGGACATCGACGGAAGATACAAGGTGGCTCTCCAGGGAATCAAGCGGGAAAACCAGCCGCTGGCACCGTCGTTAGATACACCACAGTGGACCGAGGAGGTGGAGAAGGGCCTTCGTCCGGCCGTGCCGTTCTCGGGTACCGATATTAGAAAAGTGAAGATGAAAAGGTACAACGAGATGGTTGGGGCGAAGGAGGATCCGACGCGGTATCGGCAGGTGCATTTTTATAGGTTGTTTGGGCTCCCCGGCGACGATGAGGAGGGGAGCGGTTACGGCAGGGACGATATCGCTGCGCTCCGGGCCCGTGATGAGGCGGGTGAGTTTGATAATTTGCATATATGCGCGCATCTGTTTGCGAGCGATAGGAATTCGTTGTGGTTGATTGCGTGGGCGCTGAATAGGGCGCAGCGGGTGAGGCGGATTGCGAGTTTGAGTCATACGGTCGTCATACATACGCATGGGCCGGCGATGAGGATGATTGATTGGGATAGGTTGGATGTGCATGCTGGGGCTGATGGGACAGCAGATTTGGGTGAGGGGAGGGGTAGGAAGTGGTTTACTATCGAGGCGAGGACGACAAGGGCGGGGGAGAATAGGGCGTTGCATCAGGGGCAGATTTGGGGACCGGATGGGACGCTGGTGGCTACGACAGTGCAAGATGGATTACTAAGGGTGTGGGATGATGGGGTGAAGCTGTGA
- the MRPL10 gene encoding mitochondrial 54S ribosomal protein uL15m (BUSCO:351906at4751~EggNog:ENOG410PJUA~COG:J~BUSCO:11564at33183) yields MPPRLPWRLPSHLSPSLGALSSQPQLLSSAPSPLLRSLPSLFPCQSLSQQSSQNRYASILSTLSDVPNAYNKRIRRGRGPASGKGKTSGRGHKGQKQHGKVPAGFNGGQTKDIVVHGERGFDNIFTADISKVNLDRIQDWINQGRIDPSQPITIRELVKTRCIHGIKDGVKLLGRGGSTALKQPINIIVSRASASAIAAVEAAGGTIVTRYYTRHAIKRILNGRTDPYVSLAWANAQIHAEAEGDGAEAKTKELSIGMGFDKPRAKGEGFQYRLPDPTNRKDIEYYRDPAHRGYLSYLVGDGEGPSLYFTPPGEEGKKTKKVGKKASENRVW; encoded by the exons ATGCCTCCGCGGTTGCCCTGGCGGCTGCCGTCACACCTATCTCCATCACTAGGGGCCCTATCCTCGCAGCCACAGCTCCTCTCCTCGGCCCCATCACCTCTCCTCCGCAGCCTTCCTTCTCTTTTCCCATGCCAGTCGTTAAGCCAGCAGTCGAGCCAGAACCGCTACGCATCGATCCTGTCGACGCTGTCCGATGTTCCAAACGCATACAATAAGCGCATTAGACGAGGGCGCGGTCCCGCTTCCGGCAAGGGTAAGACCTCTGGTCGAGGTCACAAGGGTCAAAAGCAGCATGGCAAAGTACCCGCAGGCTTCAACGGTGGACAGACCAAGGATATCGTCGTTCACGGAGAGAGAGGATTTGACAATAT CTTTACCGCGGACATCTCCAAGGTCAATCTTGACCGCATCCAGGACTGGATCAACCAGGGCCGCATCGATCCCTCGCAGCCCATCACCATCAGAGAACTCGTGAAAACCCGCTGCATCCACGGCATCAAAGACGGCGTCAAGCTGCTCGGCCGCGGAGGCTCCACCGCCCTCAAACAACCCATCAACATCATCGTCTCCCGcgcctccgcctccgccaTTGCCGCCGTTGAAGCTGCCGGCGGAACGATAGTGACACGCTACTACACGCGACATGCCATCAAGCGGATCCTCAACGGCAGGACGGATCCGTACGTCTCGCTGGCGTGGGCGAATGCCCAGATTCACGCTGAAGCTGAGGGGGACGGTGCTGAGGCGAAGACGAAGGAGTTGAGTATTGGTATGGGATTCGATAAGCCCAGGGCAAAGGGCGAAGGGTTCCAATACCGGTTACCGGATCCCACGAATCGTAAGGATATCGAGTACTACAGAGATCCCGCGCATAGGGGCTATTTGAGTTATCTAGTAGGAGACGGAGAGGGACCGAGTTTGTACTTTACGCCGCCGGGAGAGGAGgggaagaagacgaagaaggTCGGCAAGAAGGCGTCGGAGAATCGGGTGTGGTAG
- a CDS encoding uncharacterized protein (EggNog:ENOG410PUE5) has protein sequence MAPHRHQASLEGILNFSGPEFLPVQKRTQAKQRFYSIINYCRTEKPPDAAYSRPLLVQYTYEYSCSELSQDTFLRAFFKSIDLDVAGGDIDFDDNGDEINEKLTSFADFLLDNFFIPPSAPRNYHPLHLSAVQRAQGPVHEFVGTPERLSVLRGACLIRDRHRCVISHAFDRKEAIIRLIQQGSNAQDDEGHQLQGQQLMFLEVAHILPHSLTQTDSDNTLSESKKSALMILNMFDCDVSLLIDGTNIDRAFNAMTLTRDLHTIFGNFQIYFEPVPNQEHTYQIDTFLPAAALPEFRFPITRTLHLTDDRSIDPPLPRLLALHRAIACILHFSGAGEYIDKILQDMEELGAREGGSTELGRLVTLRLGGWLDEAVST, from the exons ATGGCTCCACACCGCCACCAGGCCTCCCTAGAGGGCATCCTCAACTTCTCAGGACCTGAGTTCTTGCCAGTGCAGAAGCGCACGCAGGCAAAACAAAGATTCTACAGTATCATCAACTATTGTAGAACAGAGAAACCGCCTGATGCTGCATACAGCCGCCCACTCCTTGTGCAGTACACTTACGAGTATTCGTGCTCAGAATTATCGCAAGACACATTCTTACGCGCCTTTTTTAAGTCGATAGACCTAGATGTTGCTGGAGGAGACATTGACTTTGATGATAACGGTGATGAGATAAATGAGAAGCTGACCAGTTTTGCAGACTTCCTGCTGGACAACTTTTTTATACCGC CCAGCGCACCACGCAACTATCACCCGCTCCATCTTTCAGCAGTCCAACGGGCTCAGGGTCCAGTTCATGAGTTTGTCGGGACGCCAGAACGATTATCAGTTCTCCGAGGCGCTTGCCTTATTCGTGACCGTCATCGCTGCGTGATATCTCATGCGTTTGATCGGAAGGAGGCAATAATTCGACTGATACAGCAGGGCAGTAATGCTCAGGACGATGAAGGACATCAACTTCAAGGCCAGCAATTAATGTTTCTCGAGGTGGCGCATATTCTGCCACATTCTCTAACACAGACAGACTCGGACAATACTTTA AGTGAGTCCAAAAAGTCCGCACTTATGATCCTCAATATGTTCGACTGCGATGTATCTCTTCTCATTGATGGGACAAATATCGACCGAGCCTTCAACGCCATGACCCTGACCCGTGACCTTCATACCATCTTTGGCAACTTCCAAATTTACTTCGAGCCTGTTCCTAACCAGGAACACACCTACCAAATCGATACTTTTCTTCCTGCTGCTGCCTTACCAGAATTCCGATTTCCTATCACCCGTACCTTACACCTCACTGATGATCGGTCCATCGATCCCCCACTACCCCGACTCCTTGCTCTACACAGAGCAATTGCGTGTATCCTTCATTTCTCAGGCGCAGGAGAGTACATTGACAAGATCCTTCAGGACATGGAGGAGCTCGGGGCGCGAGAGGGCGGGTCCACGGAACTGGGCCGACTCGTCACGTTGAGATTGGGAGGATGGCTTGATGAGGCAGTTAGTACTTAG